The Candidatus Limnocylindria bacterium genome has a window encoding:
- a CDS encoding site-2 protease family protein: MPGSFRVARILGIDIRIHISWLLIFFLVLLSLADQVFPDWYPQWSQEKTFVVSAIAALLFFTSVLLHELAHAIVALRFKMSVSSITLFLLGGVANLTKEPPSARAEFFMASAGPFTSLAIGGLALLVQQLVTDNIIRLPSLQPVEGVARYLSFINIAVALFNLVPGFPLDGGRVLRSIIWGIRGDRVVATRIAARGGQLVAGLMVVYAASRVLNGEATGGLWLGLIAYFLYGAASQALQQERVTAAVGSVRVAQLMTTDFRSAPAGMAIGQLIRDIVLPNNLQAIPVVASDKLVGLVTIADLRKVEQDQWATTAVDVVMTPASALATVSPGDELVAALDRFGSGDLPLLPVVERGSLVGVLFRESVVGYVRMREMLGFDSRR; this comes from the coding sequence GTGCCCGGATCGTTCCGTGTCGCGCGCATCCTCGGTATCGACATCCGCATTCACATCTCGTGGCTGCTGATCTTCTTCCTCGTGCTGCTCTCGCTTGCCGACCAGGTGTTCCCTGATTGGTACCCCCAGTGGTCGCAGGAGAAGACGTTCGTCGTGTCGGCGATCGCGGCGCTGCTGTTCTTCACTTCGGTGCTGCTGCACGAGCTTGCGCATGCCATCGTCGCGCTGCGCTTCAAGATGTCGGTCTCCTCGATCACGCTCTTCCTCCTCGGTGGCGTAGCGAATCTCACGAAGGAGCCACCCAGCGCAAGAGCGGAGTTCTTCATGGCCTCTGCGGGCCCCTTCACCAGCCTCGCGATCGGCGGTCTCGCGCTCCTCGTGCAGCAGCTCGTCACCGACAACATCATCCGTTTGCCGTCGCTGCAGCCGGTCGAGGGAGTTGCGCGCTACCTAAGCTTCATCAACATCGCCGTCGCGCTCTTCAATCTGGTGCCGGGGTTCCCACTCGACGGTGGGCGGGTCCTGCGCTCGATCATCTGGGGGATCCGGGGCGATCGCGTCGTCGCGACGCGCATCGCCGCGCGCGGCGGCCAGCTCGTCGCCGGCCTGATGGTCGTGTACGCCGCCTCCCGAGTCCTGAACGGCGAGGCCACCGGTGGGCTGTGGCTCGGTCTCATCGCCTACTTCCTCTACGGAGCGGCGTCCCAGGCGCTGCAGCAGGAGCGAGTCACCGCGGCGGTTGGCAGCGTTCGTGTGGCTCAGCTCATGACGACGGACTTCCGCTCGGCACCGGCGGGGATGGCGATAGGACAGCTCATCCGCGACATCGTCCTGCCGAACAACCTTCAGGCGATCCCGGTCGTCGCGAGCGACAAGCTCGTCGGCCTCGTCACGATCGCCGATCTGCGCAAGGTCGAACAGGATCAGTGGGCGACGACAGCGGTGGATGTGGTGATGACTCCGGCCTCCGCGCTCGCGACCGTGTCGCCGGGCGATGAGCTCGTCGCGGCGCTCGACCGCTTCGGGAGCGGTGACCTTCCGCTCCTGCCCGTCGTCGAGCGCGGATCGCTCGTCGGCGTTCTGTTCCGCGAGTCCGTCGTCGGCTATGTACGCATGCGCGAGATGCTGGGTTTCGACTCCCGGCGGTAG
- a CDS encoding methylenetetrahydrofolate reductase — protein MSNLAALLRQGEFVVTAELNPPKSASGTAVKRRAAILRGTVDAVNVTDSNRSVVAMAAIPAALLVREAGVEPVVQITGRDRNRIALQADLLGAAALGLANFLFMSGDDPKHGNHPDAVHVKDLDGVGLVKMAVGMRDDHRFLSGDEIRQAPEYFIGATASPFTKPMSADLERTVEKINSGADFLQTQPVFDLATFSQWLAELRRIGGGRQASVIAGVLVLRSAEQAERVARVPGVALGQDVVDRLKKAPDAEQEGIAMAVEMSKSLRALPGVHGVHLYSIEWPEAVPLVAERAGLLPRPKVKESNS, from the coding sequence TTGAGCAACCTGGCAGCGCTCCTCCGGCAGGGCGAGTTCGTCGTGACCGCCGAACTCAACCCGCCCAAGAGCGCATCCGGGACCGCCGTGAAGCGTCGGGCGGCCATCCTGAGGGGCACCGTCGACGCGGTCAATGTCACCGACAGCAACCGCAGCGTCGTGGCGATGGCCGCGATCCCGGCCGCGTTGCTGGTTCGCGAGGCCGGCGTTGAGCCGGTCGTCCAGATCACGGGACGCGACCGGAACCGGATCGCCCTCCAGGCGGACCTGCTCGGTGCCGCCGCGCTCGGTCTCGCGAATTTCCTGTTCATGAGCGGCGACGACCCAAAGCACGGGAATCACCCGGACGCCGTGCACGTCAAGGATCTCGACGGCGTTGGCCTGGTGAAGATGGCGGTCGGCATGCGGGACGACCATAGGTTCCTCTCGGGCGACGAGATAAGGCAGGCACCCGAGTACTTCATCGGCGCGACGGCATCGCCGTTCACCAAGCCGATGTCGGCCGATCTCGAGCGCACCGTGGAGAAGATCAACTCGGGCGCGGACTTCCTGCAGACGCAGCCGGTGTTCGATCTCGCGACGTTCAGTCAATGGCTCGCCGAGCTGCGGCGCATCGGCGGCGGGCGCCAGGCGTCCGTCATCGCCGGAGTCCTCGTGCTTCGCTCCGCCGAGCAGGCCGAGCGTGTCGCACGCGTGCCCGGCGTCGCTCTCGGACAGGATGTCGTCGATCGGCTCAAGAAAGCGCCCGACGCGGAGCAGGAGGGCATCGCGATGGCAGTCGAGATGTCGAAGTCGCTGCGGGCCCTCCCCGGTGTTCACGGCGTGCATCTGTACTCGATCGAATGGCCCGAAGCCGTTCCATTGGTGGCGGAGCGCGCGGGCCTCTTGCCACGACCGAAGGTAAAGGAGTCGAACTCATGA
- a CDS encoding DEAD/DEAH box helicase yields MTQVATGRFGTLEIHPDIARAIDELGFMAPTPVQQEAIPVLRAGRDLFAQAQTGTGKTAAFAIPIIERIDPDEKRPQALVVVPTRELAVQVTREFGALGKYRHTHEVAIYGGVPYGPQERALKRGVPIVIGTPGRLLDHIDRGSLSLDGIRVVVLDEGDRLLDMGFAPDVRKLLRMCPAKRQTALFSATLSGEIRDLAHRFTRDPAQISIDPGQRNLVAIEQVYVEVLDQDKPKALAELLRRWETDQVLVFRHTKRGVDKLFDDLKRRGQKVAAIHGDLSQRERERTLDQFRSGEIKVLIATNLAARGLHIEDISHVINYDLPEDAETFTHRVGRTGRAGEAGVAVTFVGEWDLDEFERLRSKAGVPFRREVLELYGR; encoded by the coding sequence TTGACACAGGTCGCGACCGGGCGCTTCGGCACGCTCGAGATCCATCCCGACATCGCGCGCGCGATCGATGAGCTCGGTTTCATGGCGCCCACGCCCGTACAGCAGGAGGCGATCCCGGTGCTGCGCGCCGGCCGCGACCTGTTCGCGCAGGCGCAGACCGGCACCGGCAAGACCGCGGCATTTGCGATCCCGATCATCGAGCGCATCGACCCCGATGAGAAAAGACCGCAGGCGCTCGTCGTCGTGCCGACGCGCGAGCTCGCCGTACAGGTGACACGCGAATTCGGCGCGCTGGGCAAGTACCGTCACACCCACGAAGTGGCGATCTACGGCGGGGTCCCGTATGGCCCGCAGGAGCGAGCCCTCAAACGCGGGGTCCCGATCGTCATCGGAACGCCCGGTCGGCTGCTGGATCACATCGACCGCGGCAGCCTCTCGCTCGACGGCATCCGCGTCGTAGTTCTCGACGAGGGCGACCGCCTGCTCGACATGGGCTTCGCGCCCGACGTTCGCAAGCTGCTGCGCATGTGTCCGGCAAAGCGCCAGACAGCGCTCTTCTCAGCGACGCTGTCGGGCGAGATCCGCGACCTCGCCCATCGCTTCACCAGGGACCCGGCACAGATCTCGATCGATCCGGGTCAGCGCAACCTCGTGGCCATCGAGCAGGTCTACGTCGAGGTCCTCGATCAGGACAAGCCGAAGGCGCTCGCCGAGCTCCTGCGCCGCTGGGAAACGGACCAGGTGCTCGTGTTCCGCCACACCAAGCGCGGAGTGGACAAGCTCTTCGACGATCTCAAGCGGCGCGGCCAGAAGGTCGCCGCGATCCACGGCGATCTGTCGCAGCGCGAACGCGAACGGACGCTTGACCAGTTCCGCAGCGGCGAGATCAAGGTCCTGATCGCGACCAACCTCGCGGCGCGCGGCCTGCACATCGAGGACATCTCGCACGTGATCAACTACGACCTCCCCGAGGACGCGGAGACCTTCACGCACCGCGTCGGCCGCACCGGGCGCGCCGGCGAGGCCGGGGTCGCGGTGACGTTCGTCGGCGAGTGGGACCTCGACGAGTTCGAGCGCCTCCGATCAAAGGCCGGTGTGCCGTTCCGACGCGAGGTGCTCGAGCTGTACGGCCGCTAG
- a CDS encoding MogA/MoaB family molybdenum cofactor biosynthesis protein: MSSVRAAIITVSTRGAAGQRADESGPAMRDALAGAGHQVIQSDLVPDDAAGIATAILSAVRAGANVVLTSGGTGLSPNDVTPEATRRVIDREVPGIAEALRARSLEKTPHGMLSRGVAGAVGSTLVINLPGSPRAVRESLEVLLPVLPHAIELLAGESGETGHARGRA, encoded by the coding sequence GTGAGCTCGGTCCGCGCCGCGATCATCACGGTGAGCACCAGGGGCGCCGCGGGCCAGCGAGCCGATGAGAGCGGACCGGCGATGCGTGACGCGCTCGCTGGCGCCGGCCACCAGGTCATCCAGAGCGATCTCGTGCCCGACGACGCGGCCGGCATCGCGACCGCGATCCTCAGTGCGGTGCGCGCAGGCGCGAACGTCGTGCTCACGAGCGGCGGCACGGGGCTTTCGCCGAACGACGTCACGCCCGAAGCGACGCGGCGTGTGATCGACCGCGAGGTACCCGGTATCGCCGAGGCCCTGCGCGCCCGGTCGCTCGAGAAGACCCCGCACGGCATGCTCTCGCGCGGCGTCGCGGGCGCGGTTGGTTCGACGCTCGTCATCAACCTGCCGGGTTCGCCACGCGCGGTCCGCGAGTCGCTCGAGGTGCTGCTGCCGGTCCTCCCTCACGCGATCGAGCTGCTCGCCGGCGAGAGCGGCGAGACCGGTCACGCCCGCGGCCGCGCCTAG
- a CDS encoding M20/M25/M40 family metallo-hydrolase — protein sequence MASLVEETTDLLQHLIRNECVNDGTPASGHEIRSADTLASYLQTPGVEIKRYEPQPGRGSLVLRIEGSDPKAPTLHFMGHTDVVPVTRSGWRHDPFGAELIDGEVWGRGAVDMLDVTASMAVAVRHLLTSGFRPKGTFIYSAVADEEALGTHGAQWLTENAWDDVKSDYLLTEFGGARFPMGKGTKLPIMSAEKGSQWTRLRVKGTPGHGSMPYKSDNALVKASEVITRVARYKAPLHLQEVWRSFVAGIDLGTVERMALTNPASFDVALERVPEAAQPMLYAATRTTLSPNIAHAGVKVNVIPDSAEVDIDIRTLPDDDGEGVRKMLREAIGDLWKDVEVVHEGSNPASSSAIDTPLWDTLTKVTRRLIPDSTTVPFLIVGATDARFFRRKGVVSYGYGLMSDRIPFGQFAKMFHGNDERVDQETLRLMSELWEQTARAFVG from the coding sequence GTGGCGAGCCTGGTGGAGGAGACGACCGACCTCCTGCAACACCTGATCCGGAACGAGTGCGTGAACGACGGCACGCCCGCGTCCGGACACGAGATCAGAAGCGCCGACACGCTCGCGAGCTACCTCCAAACGCCCGGCGTCGAGATCAAGCGGTACGAGCCGCAGCCTGGTCGTGGGAGCCTCGTGCTGCGTATCGAGGGGAGCGATCCGAAAGCGCCGACGCTCCACTTCATGGGGCACACCGACGTGGTCCCGGTGACGCGGTCGGGGTGGCGGCACGATCCGTTCGGCGCGGAGCTCATCGACGGAGAGGTCTGGGGCCGCGGTGCGGTCGACATGCTCGACGTGACCGCATCGATGGCGGTCGCGGTGCGGCATCTCCTCACGAGCGGGTTCCGGCCGAAGGGGACGTTCATCTACTCCGCGGTCGCGGATGAGGAAGCGCTCGGCACGCACGGCGCGCAGTGGCTGACCGAGAACGCCTGGGACGACGTGAAGAGCGACTACCTGCTCACGGAGTTCGGCGGCGCGCGCTTCCCGATGGGGAAGGGCACAAAGCTCCCGATCATGAGCGCGGAGAAGGGCTCGCAGTGGACGCGGCTGCGCGTGAAGGGCACGCCGGGCCACGGATCGATGCCTTACAAGTCGGACAACGCGCTGGTGAAGGCGTCCGAGGTCATTACGCGCGTCGCGCGGTACAAGGCGCCGCTGCATCTTCAAGAGGTCTGGCGCTCGTTCGTCGCAGGCATCGATCTCGGTACGGTCGAACGGATGGCCCTCACGAACCCAGCCTCGTTCGATGTCGCGCTCGAGCGCGTGCCCGAGGCCGCGCAGCCGATGCTGTACGCGGCGACGCGCACGACCTTGTCGCCCAATATCGCACACGCGGGCGTGAAGGTGAACGTCATCCCCGACAGCGCGGAGGTCGACATCGACATCCGGACCCTGCCCGATGACGACGGCGAGGGCGTTCGCAAGATGCTGCGCGAGGCGATCGGCGATCTATGGAAGGATGTCGAGGTCGTGCATGAGGGAAGCAACCCCGCGAGCTCGTCGGCGATAGACACGCCGCTCTGGGACACGCTCACGAAAGTGACGCGGCGGCTCATCCCGGACTCGACCACCGTGCCGTTCCTCATCGTGGGCGCGACCGACGCGCGCTTCTTCCGGCGCAAGGGCGTCGTGTCATACGGCTACGGTCTGATGAGCGACAGGATCCCGTTCGGTCAGTTCGCGAAGATGTTCCACGGCAACGACGAGCGGGTCGACCAGGAGACGCTGCGCCTCATGAGCGAGCTCTGGGAGCAGACGGCGCGGGCGTTCGTCGGCTAG
- a CDS encoding methionine synthase → MSDQVLLTTSVGSFGKPDYLQKARNANARGKLGDPELSELERKATEEWIRRQERLDLDILVDGEMYRGDMVAYFAERLDGFRIGGLVRSYGNRYYHKPIIASKVARPKPMTVDWFRFTQSLTDRPVKGMLTGPYTMLDWSYNEAYKTRREAALALAEVVRQEAEDLQAAGARYIQIDEPAIHARPEEIDIAIEAMGVVTQNLDAKTISHICYGDFAAIYPRVLDLPVDQLDLAMANYEYRWLQLFDKNPFTKELAIGIVDVHQHETETVAVAAEGIRKGLRYVSKERLLPHPDCGLKTRTVEESEEKCRVVVEATKVVRKELARQATPA, encoded by the coding sequence ATGAGCGATCAGGTGCTGCTCACGACGAGTGTTGGCTCGTTCGGAAAGCCCGATTACCTGCAGAAGGCACGGAACGCGAACGCGCGCGGGAAGCTCGGCGATCCCGAGCTGAGCGAGCTCGAACGTAAGGCCACCGAGGAGTGGATCCGCCGTCAAGAGCGCCTCGACCTCGACATCCTCGTCGACGGCGAGATGTATCGCGGCGACATGGTCGCGTACTTCGCCGAGCGTCTCGATGGGTTCCGCATCGGCGGTCTCGTGCGCTCCTATGGCAACCGCTACTACCACAAGCCGATCATCGCCTCGAAGGTCGCGCGTCCAAAGCCGATGACCGTCGATTGGTTCCGCTTCACGCAGTCCCTCACGGATCGGCCGGTGAAGGGAATGCTCACGGGGCCGTACACGATGCTCGACTGGTCATACAACGAGGCGTACAAGACGCGTCGTGAGGCGGCGCTCGCGCTGGCGGAGGTCGTGCGTCAAGAGGCGGAGGATCTCCAGGCCGCCGGCGCGCGCTACATCCAGATCGACGAGCCCGCCATCCACGCGCGGCCCGAGGAGATCGACATCGCCATCGAGGCGATGGGTGTGGTCACCCAGAACCTCGACGCAAAGACGATCTCGCACATCTGCTACGGAGACTTCGCCGCGATCTATCCGAGAGTCCTCGACCTGCCGGTCGATCAACTCGACCTCGCGATGGCGAACTACGAGTACCGATGGCTGCAGCTCTTCGACAAGAACCCGTTCACGAAAGAGCTGGCGATCGGCATCGTCGACGTGCACCAGCACGAGACCGAGACCGTCGCGGTGGCCGCCGAGGGCATCCGCAAGGGCCTCCGTTACGTCTCGAAGGAGCGGCTCTTGCCCCATCCCGACTGCGGACTGAAGACGCGTACCGTCGAGGAGTCCGAGGAGAAGTGCCGCGTCGTTGTCGAGGCGACCAAGGTCGTGCGGAAGGAGCTGGCGCGGCAGGCGACACCGGCCTAG
- the moaC gene encoding cyclic pyranopterin monophosphate synthase MoaC, producing MTHIDERGAARMVDVGAKAVTERRATARGMLLVSSETLALVRDGRTPKGDVLASARLAGIMAAKKTSELIPLAHPLPITHASVDVTIEATGIAIEATVATTARTGVEMEALTAVAVAGLTLYDMLKAVERGARLTDVRLVLKSGGRSGEYRAP from the coding sequence CTGACGCACATCGATGAGCGCGGAGCAGCGCGGATGGTCGACGTCGGCGCGAAAGCCGTGACAGAGCGACGCGCCACCGCGCGCGGGATGCTGCTGGTCTCGAGCGAAACGCTCGCGCTCGTCCGCGACGGACGCACGCCGAAGGGTGACGTGCTCGCGAGCGCGCGGCTCGCCGGGATCATGGCGGCGAAGAAGACGTCTGAGCTGATCCCGCTCGCGCATCCCCTGCCCATCACACACGCGAGCGTGGATGTGACGATCGAAGCGACCGGCATCGCGATCGAGGCGACCGTCGCGACGACGGCGCGGACCGGTGTCGAGATGGAGGCTCTCACGGCGGTCGCGGTCGCGGGCCTCACGCTCTACGACATGCTGAAAGCGGTCGAGCGCGGAGCGCGACTGACGGATGTTCGCCTGGTCTTGAAGAGTGGCGGGCGCAGCGGGGAGTACCGCGCGCCGTGA
- a CDS encoding HIT family protein, with translation MFCAVVGGAEHLSVYRDDHVVAFLDHAPVFPGHTLIVPARHYDTLDDIPESEVSPLFLLARRLSIAFRAALAADGSFVAVNTRISQSVPHVHVHCVPRRKGDGLFSPGRGMWIRRRYSNGEAEQIAAKLRRALAL, from the coding sequence GTGTTCTGCGCGGTCGTGGGCGGCGCGGAGCATCTGTCGGTCTACCGCGACGACCACGTCGTCGCGTTCCTCGACCACGCGCCGGTGTTTCCCGGGCACACGCTCATCGTGCCCGCGCGCCACTACGACACGCTCGACGACATCCCCGAGAGCGAGGTGTCCCCGCTGTTCCTTCTCGCGCGCCGCCTGTCGATCGCATTCCGAGCCGCGCTCGCCGCGGACGGCTCGTTCGTCGCGGTGAACACGCGCATCAGCCAGAGCGTGCCGCACGTCCACGTGCACTGCGTGCCGCGTCGCAAGGGCGATGGCCTGTTCTCACCGGGTCGCGGCATGTGGATCCGGCGGCGATATTCGAACGGTGAGGCCGAGCAGATCGCGGCGAAGCTGCGGAGGGCGCTCGCGCTCTAG
- the glp gene encoding gephyrin-like molybdotransferase Glp — protein sequence MPTSPSAARAAVSTLSVDEALDRVLARIEPLAPTEVGLLDALGGVLTEDATADRDVPPFRNSAMDGYAVRGADVMRDGVSLRVVGAVAAGSMPERAVGAGEAMRIMTGAPMPDGADTVVRVEDTDNGASVVTIDKATPKGVAVRQAGEDLRRGEVILARGTLLRHAEIGVLASIGRAKVNVVRRPNVAVLSTGDELVDINEEEPGPGKIRDTNRYSLAAAVRATGCAAFELGIARDSADDLRHALGNAAFGDLVVTSGGVSVGDHDHVKPVVDAMGQMDFWSIALRPGRPLAFGELRTKRGAVPIFGLPGNPVSALLTFELFVRPALLKMSGRTKLHRPRVQARLLDRVDKPVGLRMFARGIYDTAAGTVRSTGPQGSGILRSMSLANALIDLPEAIAAAGPGDTVSVLLTDLPEDH from the coding sequence ATGCCCACCAGCCCCAGCGCGGCGCGCGCGGCGGTCTCGACGCTGAGCGTCGATGAAGCACTCGACCGCGTGCTCGCGCGGATCGAGCCGCTCGCGCCGACGGAGGTCGGCCTCCTCGACGCGCTCGGCGGCGTGCTCACCGAGGACGCGACGGCCGACCGCGATGTGCCGCCGTTCCGCAACTCGGCGATGGATGGTTACGCCGTGCGAGGAGCAGACGTCATGCGCGACGGCGTGAGCCTCCGCGTCGTCGGCGCCGTGGCCGCCGGCTCGATGCCCGAACGCGCCGTCGGGGCCGGCGAGGCCATGCGCATCATGACCGGCGCGCCTATGCCTGATGGCGCCGACACCGTGGTGCGGGTCGAGGACACCGACAACGGCGCCTCGGTCGTCACGATCGACAAGGCGACGCCGAAGGGCGTCGCGGTGCGACAGGCCGGCGAGGATCTGCGGCGCGGCGAGGTCATCCTCGCGCGCGGAACGCTGTTGCGACACGCCGAGATCGGCGTGCTCGCATCGATCGGCCGCGCGAAAGTGAACGTCGTTCGTCGTCCGAACGTGGCCGTGCTGTCCACCGGCGACGAGCTCGTGGACATCAACGAGGAGGAGCCGGGCCCGGGCAAGATCCGCGACACGAACCGCTACTCGCTCGCGGCCGCGGTCCGCGCGACCGGCTGCGCGGCGTTCGAGCTCGGGATCGCGCGCGACTCGGCCGACGACCTGCGGCATGCGCTGGGCAACGCGGCGTTCGGCGACCTCGTCGTGACGAGCGGCGGAGTCTCCGTCGGCGACCACGACCATGTGAAGCCGGTCGTCGACGCGATGGGGCAGATGGACTTCTGGTCGATCGCCCTTCGTCCCGGCCGCCCGCTCGCATTCGGCGAGCTGCGCACCAAGCGCGGCGCCGTTCCGATCTTCGGGCTGCCGGGCAATCCGGTCTCGGCGCTCCTCACGTTCGAGCTCTTCGTGCGCCCGGCCCTGTTGAAGATGTCGGGACGGACCAAGCTGCATCGCCCGCGCGTGCAGGCGCGTTTGCTCGACCGTGTCGACAAGCCGGTCGGCCTGCGCATGTTCGCGCGCGGGATCTATGACACCGCGGCCGGGACCGTCCGGTCGACCGGGCCGCAGGGCTCCGGCATCCTGCGCTCGATGTCGCTCGCGAATGCTCTCATCGATCTGCCTGAAGCGATCGCGGCCGCTGGTCCCGGCGATACCGTGAGCGTTCTGCTCACCGATCTGCCGGAGGATCACTAG
- a CDS encoding cyclodeaminase/cyclohydrolase family protein, with the protein MTKRLVDRTLRAFTDDLSSDAPVPGGGSAAAYAGALGAALAAMVARIAAKKSEDGWFADYVAEMENLRADFLRLVDDDSAAYSGVAEALKLPKSNDDEKRERTERLQSALLAASRVPLEVAKTSRRLLDACERGIAKATPATASDIGVGALMAEAALRGASLNVMINLASVKDPAQVKALSEDLDRALDGAEAQRKRITDFVETRIAR; encoded by the coding sequence ATGACCAAACGGCTCGTTGACCGGACCTTACGCGCGTTCACGGACGATCTGTCCTCCGATGCTCCGGTCCCCGGTGGAGGCAGCGCCGCAGCATACGCGGGCGCCCTCGGAGCGGCACTCGCGGCGATGGTCGCCCGCATCGCAGCCAAGAAGTCCGAAGATGGATGGTTCGCTGATTACGTCGCCGAGATGGAGAACCTGCGCGCCGACTTCCTCCGTCTGGTGGACGACGACAGCGCGGCGTACAGCGGCGTCGCGGAAGCGTTGAAGCTGCCGAAGTCGAATGACGACGAGAAACGCGAGCGGACCGAGCGCCTCCAGTCGGCTTTGCTCGCGGCCTCACGCGTTCCGCTCGAGGTCGCGAAGACGAGCCGGCGACTGCTCGACGCGTGCGAGCGCGGTATCGCCAAGGCGACACCGGCGACCGCGAGCGACATCGGGGTCGGCGCACTCATGGCCGAGGCGGCGCTGCGCGGTGCGTCGCTGAACGTGATGATCAACCTCGCGTCGGTGAAAGATCCCGCGCAGGTCAAGGCACTGTCGGAGGACCTCGATCGCGCGCTCGACGGCGCCGAAGCACAGCGCAAACGGATCACGGATTTCGTCGAGACGCGCATCGCGCGCTGA
- a CDS encoding pseudouridine-5'-phosphate glycosidase, with the protein MKLAVHPEVAAALAARRAVVALESTVIAHGLPRPQNLEAARALEEEVRGLGSLPATIAIADGQAIVGADDALLVRLAEDLAVAKVSLRDLAPVLARRGLGATTVAATVEIAARAGIAVMATGGIGGVHRGGERSFDESADLEAIAKHPVCVVCAGAKLVLDLALTLERLETLGVPIIGYGTDELPAFYVRSSGLPLAHRVDDALAAARVAREQLARGAGIVIAVPIAERDALDRREAEAEVARALAAAERQGVRGAALTPFLLAQLSDATGGRSLVANVSLLRGNARIAAQIALALSI; encoded by the coding sequence GTGAAGCTCGCGGTCCACCCTGAGGTCGCCGCAGCGCTTGCCGCGCGCCGGGCCGTCGTCGCCCTGGAGTCCACGGTCATCGCGCACGGCCTTCCCCGGCCGCAGAACCTGGAGGCCGCACGCGCGCTCGAGGAAGAGGTGCGCGGCCTCGGTTCTTTGCCCGCCACGATCGCGATCGCGGACGGCCAGGCGATCGTCGGCGCCGACGACGCGCTCCTGGTCCGCCTCGCGGAGGACCTCGCGGTCGCGAAGGTGTCACTGCGCGACCTCGCGCCGGTACTCGCGCGCCGCGGACTGGGAGCCACGACCGTCGCGGCGACGGTCGAGATCGCGGCCCGCGCCGGCATCGCGGTCATGGCGACCGGAGGGATCGGGGGCGTGCACCGCGGCGGCGAACGCTCCTTCGACGAGTCCGCGGACCTCGAGGCCATCGCAAAGCATCCGGTGTGCGTCGTCTGCGCGGGCGCGAAGCTCGTGCTCGACCTCGCGCTCACGCTCGAACGCCTCGAGACCCTCGGCGTTCCGATCATCGGCTACGGCACCGACGAGCTGCCGGCGTTCTACGTCCGGTCGAGCGGACTGCCGCTCGCCCATCGCGTCGACGACGCGCTCGCCGCGGCACGCGTCGCGCGCGAGCAGCTCGCGCGCGGAGCGGGGATCGTGATCGCCGTTCCGATCGCGGAGCGCGACGCGCTCGACCGGCGCGAGGCCGAGGCCGAGGTCGCGCGCGCGCTCGCCGCGGCCGAACGGCAGGGCGTTCGCGGCGCCGCTCTGACACCCTTCCTACTCGCGCAGCTCAGCGACGCGACCGGCGGGCGCAGCCTCGTGGCAAACGTGTCACTGCTGCGCGGCAACGCGCGCATCGCGGCGCAGATCGCGCTGGCGCTCTCGATCTAG